From the genome of Triticum aestivum cultivar Chinese Spring chromosome 3B, IWGSC CS RefSeq v2.1, whole genome shotgun sequence, one region includes:
- the LOC123070261 gene encoding uncharacterized protein isoform X2, giving the protein MRGRNVTKLINVYNLAISTSRAGFAFRTTAMEDELTGFDNHHLAYKAALGLIRQMLEASVGGAVLDEELPGGLLNLLDKLSDAILVDKRLLTCHASILKPPALQQLLQRIDLTLGDECSEFGTQDDFHRRDCLLAALPYLDADNSYCLHNHHPCFSQWLDFRFKQKKKRCNDPAKIGPPWPLFIAGRSLVRLHRYGLSHPYGVAQIAPETPYDTSDVLKLFKFRFSKYPAEAQDGFSKAGWVEKLDMPGLCPEKEEFAGWTDVKMDEDGKTILLM; this is encoded by the coding sequence ATGAGGGGGCGGAATGTTACCAAGTTGATTAATGTGTACAACCTGGCAATATCAACTAGTCGTGCTGGGTTCGCATTCAGGACAACGGCAATGGAAGATGAGCTGACAGGATTTGATAATCATCATTTGGCTTACAAGGCAGCGTTAGGTTTGATACGGCAAATGCTGGAGGCATCTGTTGGTGGTGCAGTTCTGGACGAGGAGCTTCCTGGAGGCCTTCTGAATCTTCTTGACAAACTTAGTGATGCTATACTCGTAGACAAGCGATTGCTCACTTGTCATGCCAGTATCCTTAAACCTCCGGCGTTGCAACAGCTGCTGCAAAGGATTGACCTTACCCTTGGTGATGAATGTAGTGAATTTGGTACACAAGATGACTTCCACCGCAGGGATTGTTTGCTTGCGGCATTGCCATACTTGGATGCTGATAATTCATACTGCCTGCATAACCACCATCCATGTTTTTCACAGTGGCTTGACTTCCGCTttaaacagaaaaaaaagaggTGTAATGACCCAGCAAAGATTGGGCCTCCATGGCCGTTATTTATTGCTGGACGGTCATTGGTGAGGTTACACAGGTATGGCTTGTCTCACCCGTATGGTGTTGCTCAGATTGCACCAGAGACACCTTATGATACCTCTGATGTTCTGAAGCTGTTTAAGTTCCGTTTCTCGAAGTACCCTGCAGAAGCTCAAGATGGATTCTCAAAAGCCGGGTGGGTTGAGAAATTGGATATGCCAGGTTTGTGCCCAGAAAAGGAAGAGTTTGCTGGGTGGACAGATGTCAAGATGGACGAAGATGGCAAAACAATCCTACTAATGTAG
- the LOC123070261 gene encoding uncharacterized protein isoform X1 — translation MYTNYLDIALDKWLDPITYAKNFPLLHEVKAEKLIREEDLNAATTSRYELTEEGDSTIDSILSLIAVNLMRGRNVTKLINVYNLAISTSRAGFAFRTTAMEDELTGFDNHHLAYKAALGLIRQMLEASVGGAVLDEELPGGLLNLLDKLSDAILVDKRLLTCHASILKPPALQQLLQRIDLTLGDECSEFGTQDDFHRRDCLLAALPYLDADNSYCLHNHHPCFSQWLDFRFKQKKKRCNDPAKIGPPWPLFIAGRSLVRLHRYGLSHPYGVAQIAPETPYDTSDVLKLFKFRFSKYPAEAQDGFSKAGWVEKLDMPGLCPEKEEFAGWTDVKMDEDGKTILLM, via the exons AT GTACACAAATTATCTTGATATTGCATTGGATAAGTGGCTGGATCCCATCACATATGCGAAGAATTTTCCACTTCTGCATGAAGTAAAGGCAGAAAAGTTGATTAGAGAAGAAGATTTGAATGCTGCAACCACTTCAAGGTACGAGTTAACAGAAGAGGGAGACAGTACCATTGACTCAATTCTGTCATTAATTGCTGTGAACCTTATGAGGGGGCGGAATGTTACCAAGTTGATTAATGTGTACAACCTGGCAATATCAACTAGTCGTGCTGGGTTCGCATTCAGGACAACGGCAATGGAAGATGAGCTGACAGGATTTGATAATCATCATTTGGCTTACAAGGCAGCGTTAGGTTTGATACGGCAAATGCTGGAGGCATCTGTTGGTGGTGCAGTTCTGGACGAGGAGCTTCCTGGAGGCCTTCTGAATCTTCTTGACAAACTTAGTGATGCTATACTCGTAGACAAGCGATTGCTCACTTGTCATGCCAGTATCCTTAAACCTCCGGCGTTGCAACAGCTGCTGCAAAGGATTGACCTTACCCTTGGTGATGAATGTAGTGAATTTGGTACACAAGATGACTTCCACCGCAGGGATTGTTTGCTTGCGGCATTGCCATACTTGGATGCTGATAATTCATACTGCCTGCATAACCACCATCCATGTTTTTCACAGTGGCTTGACTTCCGCTttaaacagaaaaaaaagaggTGTAATGACCCAGCAAAGATTGGGCCTCCATGGCCGTTATTTATTGCTGGACGGTCATTGGTGAGGTTACACAGGTATGGCTTGTCTCACCCGTATGGTGTTGCTCAGATTGCACCAGAGACACCTTATGATACCTCTGATGTTCTGAAGCTGTTTAAGTTCCGTTTCTCGAAGTACCCTGCAGAAGCTCAAGATGGATTCTCAAAAGCCGGGTGGGTTGAGAAATTGGATATGCCAGGTTTGTGCCCAGAAAAGGAAGAGTTTGCTGGGTGGACAGATGTCAAGATGGACGAAGATGGCAAAACAATCCTACTAATGTAG